The genome window CTGAGAGCGTGTTCGGTGACCATTCCGAAAAAGTGCGCTGGCCGTACGGCGGTTTTTGTTTGGAAGCGATGGACGCGCATGGCGGTTGGATTGCGTCGGCGGTTGATCTGGCCCGTTTCGCCGCCGCGCTTCACGACTCTGAACACAGTTTGTTGCTCAAACCGGAAACGATTCGGACGATGCACGCGCCGCCGGAACCGCCGGTGTTCCGGAACGACGACGGATCGTTGAAGGATCATTATTACGGCTGTGGCTGGTTGGTGCGGCCGGTTGGCAAAGAAGGCGGAGCCAATTACTGGCACAACGGCAGTCTGCCGGGAACTTACACGTTGCTGGTTCGACGTTACGACGGCGTGAGTTGGGCCGTGCTTTTCAATCAGCGTTCGGACGATGACAAGCTGCCCGATGGAGAGATTGATCCCGCCCTGCATCGCGCGGCCGACGCAGTCCACCAGTGGCCGACGTTCGATCTGTTTCCGAATTATCGTCGGGCTTGAACCGCGTCGGGCGCGGCACGGTTTTTCAACTCCCTTCGGTCACGCATGAACCGACGTATTCTGTTGATCGCGAATCCCGGTGCCGCGGCGGGCCGGGCAACCGGGCGCTGGGAAAATCTGCTGGGCGGACTGCGGCGGCGAAATCTCAGGTTCGATTACGTGATCACCGAACGTCCGCGCCAGGGTGTGATCCTCGCGCAGGAAGCGAGCGGCAAGTATGATGTAATTGCCGCGGTTGGCGGCGACGGAACCATGAACGAGGTGGCCAACGGCCTCCTGCTCGCAGGCGACACGAAAGCCGCCCTCGCCGTCATTCCGTTCGGCACCGGCAACGACCTCGCCCGAATGATCGGAATTCGGAGTGTTGAAGTCGCGCTGGACGCGCTCGCCCGGGGCGCGTCCCGACAAATCGACGCCATCGAGGTTTCCTGTCACGAGCACGGCAAACCAACGAAACATTTCGCGTTGCTCTACGCAGCGGCCGGTTTTGCCGGTGAAGTGGGCAAACACACCACGCCAACCGTCAAAGCGATCTTCGGGACGCGGTTCTGTTACTCAGTCGGATTCTTTCGCGCGCTGCTCTCTTTTGAATCTCCAACCATGCGCGTGCGGTGCGGTGAACAGGCGTTCGAGGGCAGGATGTTTCTCGTCTCGGCGGCAAAAGCCGAAGTGATCGGCGGTGGCACCATGCGCCTTTCGCCCGGCGCAAAGATGGACGACGGCAAACTCACCGTGAACATCGTGGGGAACCTTGGGCGGCTGGAAACGTTGCGATGTTTTCCGCGCTTGCTCAAGGGAACGCACACCACCCATCCGAAAGTGAATTGTTTGACCGCGTCGTCGCTGACCGTGGAATC of Candidatus Angelobacter sp. contains these proteins:
- a CDS encoding diacylglycerol kinase family protein — encoded protein: MNRRILLIANPGAAAGRATGRWENLLGGLRRRNLRFDYVITERPRQGVILAQEASGKYDVIAAVGGDGTMNEVANGLLLAGDTKAALAVIPFGTGNDLARMIGIRSVEVALDALARGASRQIDAIEVSCHEHGKPTKHFALLYAAAGFAGEVGKHTTPTVKAIFGTRFCYSVGFFRALLSFESPTMRVRCGEQAFEGRMFLVSAAKAEVIGGGTMRLSPGAKMDDGKLTVNIVGNLGRLETLRCFPRLLKGTHTTHPKVNCLTASSLTVESEPAVELQLDGELIGYTPATFEVKPKAIRVVTTHISK